AATCTCTTGGATGTCTTTTGGACTTGTTCTACAACAACCACCGATGATACGGGCACCGCTGCTAATGTAACGCTTGACTACCGCATCCCAACTGTTTAGTTTGTCACTATTTGGCAAccatatctttttttcagtgTCATAAACTTCCCCACTATTTGGATAAGCAAGTAAGGCCATATCGGGTAGAGCCTGATGTAGAGACTCAAGAATGTCAGGGGACTGGTTGAAACTAACACAGTTAATACCCAAGAGGGAAAAGTTTGGATTTATTTTGTCGCCCAAGTCCTTGATAACTTTTGCAACTTCTTGCATGGTAGTACCATCTCTCAAGACACCATGCTCGTGAACGGATAAACCAATATAAAAGGGTTTAGATAGAACACTCTCATCCCAAGACAAAATGGCCTTCAATTCATGAATGTTAGGAATGGTTTCAAATCCAATAAGGTCCAAGTTATCATTCTTATTGAAGTTGTCCAACTGAGGTTTGAAATACTGATAGAAGTCAATACTTTCCGGGTTAGCACCATAGTCACCTGTAAACTCGCGGCAAATATGAGCACCCCATGGGCCAATACAACCAATCAAGTATTTATCTTCGCCAATACAACCACGAGAAAAATCGACAATTCTGGTCAATAGATTATTGTATTCTGATAAAGTCTTGATCGGCGTATTTTCAGAAACAGACTTGTAACTTGTTTGGTATGTTGTAGTCATTAATATCTCCGCACCAGCATCCAAGAAATCGTTGAACATTTCTTTGACAATTTTTCTGCTAGAAGATGACTCATCGGACCAAAAAGATTCACTAATGAATGGAATGGTTGACCATACAGGGTTGGCAACTTTGATACCTCTATTCTCTAATTCTGTTCCTTGACCACCatcaagaacaagaacCTTCTTAGGATTATCGGCCAACAACTGCTTTAGAGGAAGACGTGCCATTTTTCTGAGACTTTCACACAATTCAATGGTAGACTAGTTTCCAATTATGTTGAATAATTGGTTGTTTTTCAGCTTGGTTGAACTAAACCTTCAATTCTCAAGCGTAATAAAGCGTAAAGAAGTTTCGATGATAACTTTTCTGCCGCCAGGAAGTGACTAATACTCTTGTGAACATAGAGgatgaacaaaaaacttcgaggtgattttttcaaatttcacTTCTAGAATGCCGTGCTGCAGTAAAAAACCCTGCGTGAAGTATTTTGTCGTCGCCGCACGCCTGCTGCTTAGCCGAGCAGGCACTGAGCTTTGTTCAAAGAAAGTACACAGACATTAAACATCctgaaaaattattaaagACTACACATGCAAGAGTATCCACTAACACCAAAACCTGTAGATTTTGTAATAGAACGGTTTAGAAGCAATAAGTTGTTTCTCTGCTTCTTTTTGTGCCTTGAAAAGTTCTAGATTCTCCACAGAACAACCGGTATCGAGATCGATCTCGCTTCTCTTGATGTACCAACGTCTCCGGTCTTTTCGATAGATTCTGTGTGCAATATACACAACAATCATGATCGGAATACTTAAACAGTACTCAAAAAAAGCTTTAGCGGAACTAGGACTGCCGACTGGTGCGGCTGATACATATACTTCGCCTGCTATTAACAAGGCATTCAGCACACAGCCTAAAACCCCCCCATAAACACCTAGTATAGACTTGTAAGCTATTTCGTCCTTGGACCTACCCTGAGTTTTCAAAGCCATTCTGAACCTAACTTGCGACAGGCAAATACAGAACCAGGTGAAAAATGACGAAATGGAGCACAGGGCGAAAAGCCATGTAAAGACCTCGTCCTCCTTGTTTGAGGCGACCAGGAACCCTAAGAGACCAAACGCACCGCTAATGCCAATCCCCACTAAAGGACGTCCCTTTCTGTCCATATAAGAGCAGACTGACGGAAGTTGGCCAGAGGCGCCTAGAGCCTGAATTAGTCTTGAAGAAGCATAAACGCAAGAATTGCAAACAGACACCACTGCAACAAGGATAACAACGTTCATGAAGTTGGACACCTTAGCGCCCATCGATCCTGTGTTACGCAAAGCGATAACAAAGGGGGAGGCAGAAATGTCCTCACTAGTCGAACCACTGAGCAGTCTACTATCGTTGTAAGGCACCAGGCACCCAATAATGACGACGGTCGTAATGTAAAAAATCGCGATTCTCCAGAACGTACCTTTGGCAGCACGGGATATGGCTGAAATATCTTTGGATTCTGTACTAGTCAGCAACACTAATTCACTGCCACCGAAGGAAAAGGCAGCGGAAACAAAAGTGTTACACAGATTCTTGAAGACCGGCTTCGCGAAGGCGCCTGGGTTGTGCCAGTATTTAGTTCCAATATATCCGGTGGAATTCGGCCCTCCTCCGGCAATCAGAACGATGccaatgatgataaagatgATTATAGCAACGACTTTTATAATCGACAAGGCAAATTCTGTCTCAGCAAAGCCCTTCACGCCAAACAAATTCAGCACCATGA
The DNA window shown above is from Saccharomyces mikatae IFO 1815 strain IFO1815 genome assembly, chromosome: 6 and carries:
- the SAM4 gene encoding S-adenosylmethionine-homocysteine S-methyltransferase SAM4 translates to MARLPLKQLLADNPKKVLVLDGGQGTELENRGIKVANPVWSTIPFISESFWSDESSSSRKIVKEMFNDFLDAGAEILMTTTYQTSYKSVSENTPIKTLSEYNNLLTRIVDFSRGCIGEDKYLIGCIGPWGAHICREFTGDYGANPESIDFYQYFKPQLDNFNKNDNLDLIGFETIPNIHELKAILSWDESVLSKPFYIGLSVHEHGVLRDGTTMQEVAKVIKDLGDKINPNFSLLGINCVSFNQSPDILESLHQALPDMALLAYPNSGEVYDTEKKIWLPNSDKLNSWDAVVKRYISSGARIIGGCCRTSPKDIQEIFTAVKKYT
- the SAM3 gene encoding bifunctional polyamine/amino acid permease SAM3, translated to MDILKKGNESDKFTKIETESTMIPTGLERSDKSESLIRRMKDSFKQSNLHVIPEDLENSEQTEQEKIQWKLASQPYQKVLSQRHLTMIAIGGTLGTGLFIGLGYSLASGPAALLIGFLIVGTSMFCVVQSAAELSCQFPVSGSYATHVSRFIDESVGFTVATNYALAWLISFPSELIGCSLTISYWNQTVNPAVWVAIFYTFIMVLNLFGVKGFAETEFALSIIKVVAIIIFIIIGIVLIAGGGPNSTGYIGTKYWHNPGAFAKPVFKNLCNTFVSAAFSFGGSELVLLTSTESKDISAISRAAKGTFWRIAIFYITTVVIIGCLVPYNDSRLLSGSTSEDISASPFVIALRNTGSMGAKVSNFMNVVILVAVVSVCNSCVYASSRLIQALGASGQLPSVCSYMDRKGRPLVGIGISGAFGLLGFLVASNKEDEVFTWLFALCSISSFFTWFCICLSQVRFRMALKTQGRSKDEIAYKSILGVYGGVLGCVLNALLIAGEVYVSAAPVGSPSSAKAFFEYCLSIPIMIVVYIAHRIYRKDRRRWYIKRSEIDLDTGCSVENLELFKAQKEAEKQLIASKPFYYKIYRFWC